Below is a window of Vicinamibacteria bacterium DNA.
AGCAGCGCTATCGAAACCCACACGACGCGGCCGTTGGGAGTGGGATTGGGCTCCGCACGATTCCTAGGAACCTCTAGGGCTCGACGCCCTGTCGCGCCGCCTTACGAAATGCGGGCCAAATGGGCCGTCAAATACGGAAGGTGCATGAGCCCGGGTTTCGGTTTTCATCCCTCGGGAAATGCAGGGCGCTCGGCTCCCGAACTTACGTTCCCGAGGGGACACTCTGGTCCGGCGGACTCATGATGTTCCCCTTTCCTTAGTTCTTGTTTTTGTATAGCCCCGTTCGAGTGAGATGTCAACCGCTTTGTTCAGAAACTCGCAGCCGCGAGAACACCCCCATCGACCACGAGATTCGCGCCGGTGATGAACGCGGCCGCGTCCGAGGCGAGGAACAGGCAAGCGTCGGCGACTTCGACGGGTCGGCCGAGCCGCCCGAGCGGTGCACGTTGACGAAAGGCGTGAACGCCCGAAGGCCAAGCCTCCTCGATTCCTTCCCGCCAAATGAGGCCGGGAGAAACGGCGTTCACCCGGATGCCGTGGCGTCCGAGCTCGAGCGCCGCCGAACGCGTGTAGGCGAGGACTCCCGCTTTGGCCGCGCAGTAATGACTGTGGCCCGATGCCGGCTGCAGTCCTTCGATCGACGCGACATTGACGATCGCTCCCGGCTTGTTACGGGCGATCATCCGCCGAGCGGCAGCCTGGGTGCAGAGATGCACTCCGGTAAGGTTCGTTTCGAGGACGTCGTTCCACTCGGACAACGTCTGGTCCAACAGAGCCTGCACGGGGTAGATGCCGGCGTTGTTGACGAGCACGTCGACTTCGTCGGCGTTTTCGAACAGGCGCTCCACGTCCTCGGGGTTGCGCACGTCGGCGAGCTCCCGCGTCGCGGCGACGACCGACGCGCGTGCGGAGGCAAACCGCTCGGCGATGGCCTGTCCGATTCCGCGCGCCGCGCCGGTGACGACGACCCTCTTGGAATCGAAATCGATGTTCATGAACTGTAGTGGCGTGGCTCGAACCGCGGTGTGCAGATGCAAAAGAACACGAGGTCTTCCGTCCCCCGATTCGCGATTCGTTGTGTCTTGCCCGCGGGAATCAGTACGATGTCGCCGGGACCGACGTGGGCGGGATCCAATCCCTCGACTTCCACCATTCCCCGTCCGCTCAAAATGACGTAACGCTCGTCGACCGCGAGCCGGTGAAGCTCCGTGATCTCCCCCGCCTCTACGCGGGCGAGGGCGATCGAGACCTCCGGGTCACGAGAGTCGTTCCACATCTCGGCGATGAAGCAGCGTTCCTCGGTGAACCTCTCCTCACGGCCGGCCTTCAGGACGATCTCGGCCTTCATTGGCAAGAGTCTACTCCGGACGCTGACCGAGTTTCATGGCGTTAGCGCAGCCAGTTTGCCCGAGCCCGTGTGGGCC
It encodes the following:
- a CDS encoding SDR family NAD(P)-dependent oxidoreductase, translated to MNIDFDSKRVVVTGAARGIGQAIAERFASARASVVAATRELADVRNPEDVERLFENADEVDVLVNNAGIYPVQALLDQTLSEWNDVLETNLTGVHLCTQAAARRMIARNKPGAIVNVASIEGLQPASGHSHYCAAKAGVLAYTRSAALELGRHGIRVNAVSPGLIWREGIEEAWPSGVHAFRQRAPLGRLGRPVEVADACLFLASDAAAFITGANLVVDGGVLAAASF
- a CDS encoding cupin domain-containing protein, producing the protein MKAEIVLKAGREERFTEERCFIAEMWNDSRDPEVSIALARVEAGEITELHRLAVDERYVILSGRGMVEVEGLDPAHVGPGDIVLIPAGKTQRIANRGTEDLVFFCICTPRFEPRHYSS